Proteins co-encoded in one Desulfitobacterium hafniense DCB-2 genomic window:
- a CDS encoding divergent PAP2 family protein, whose amino-acid sequence MSVLSEILDNHILISAMIAWFIAQTLKLIINFSIHRTFDVAFLFSSGGFPSSHSATVSALAIGVGKYYGWSSPTFAIAAIFGMIVMYDAAGVRRAGGKQAEVINQLVEGLYQQMTHLSQERLKELIGHTPFEVFAGAIVGIIVGVLM is encoded by the coding sequence ATGAGCGTACTATCGGAAATTCTGGATAACCACATACTGATCTCTGCTATGATAGCCTGGTTTATTGCTCAGACGTTGAAACTGATCATCAATTTTTCCATACATAGAACCTTTGATGTGGCTTTCCTCTTCAGCTCAGGAGGGTTTCCCAGTTCCCATTCCGCCACCGTGAGTGCTCTGGCCATTGGCGTTGGGAAATACTATGGATGGAGTTCACCGACTTTCGCCATTGCTGCGATTTTCGGCATGATTGTCATGTATGATGCGGCCGGAGTACGGCGGGCGGGCGGCAAACAAGCGGAAGTGATCAATCAATTGGTAGAGGGACTTTATCAGCAAATGACTCATCTGTCCCAGGAGCGCCTTAAGGAGTTAATCGGCCATACACCCTTTGAAGTCTTTGCCGGAGCGATTGTCGGTATTATTGTTGGGGTGCTGATGTAA
- a CDS encoding polyprenyl synthetase family protein, whose protein sequence is MFQKELEDYARLVDSYLAQFPWPTGTLAESMNYSLSAGGKRIRPVLALAAAHAVGGDCEDILPAVCALELIHTYSLIHDDLPAMDNDDYRRGRLANHKVFGEGQAILAGDALLTYAFELLAQPMSGVDSQRQLRAVREVAQAAGPEGMVGGQMLDLEAEEKQLNLAELEQVHRLKTGAILVVAARLGAILAGGTEEKIEALTSYAQAIGLAFQIKDDILDLESDSETLGKPVHSDLRQHKSTYPSLMGLAGAKLELKIKTDEAHAALAVLGERAGFLHELADYIAQRKY, encoded by the coding sequence ATGTTTCAAAAGGAATTAGAAGATTATGCTCGCTTAGTGGATTCGTATTTGGCACAATTTCCTTGGCCAACCGGCACCCTTGCTGAAAGCATGAACTATTCTCTTTCCGCAGGGGGTAAACGCATCCGCCCTGTTCTGGCTCTGGCCGCGGCCCATGCTGTGGGAGGGGACTGTGAAGACATCCTTCCGGCGGTCTGTGCTTTGGAGCTGATACATACCTATTCATTGATCCATGATGATCTTCCCGCCATGGACAATGATGATTATCGACGGGGACGTTTGGCCAATCATAAAGTTTTTGGCGAAGGGCAGGCCATTCTTGCCGGTGACGCCCTTTTAACCTATGCTTTTGAACTGCTTGCTCAGCCCATGAGTGGGGTAGATTCTCAACGTCAGTTGCGGGCTGTCAGGGAAGTTGCCCAAGCAGCGGGGCCGGAGGGAATGGTCGGCGGTCAGATGCTGGATTTGGAAGCTGAAGAAAAGCAGTTAAACCTTGCTGAGCTGGAGCAGGTCCATCGTCTGAAAACCGGAGCGATATTGGTGGTTGCCGCCCGTTTAGGAGCAATTCTCGCCGGAGGAACGGAAGAGAAGATCGAAGCGTTGACCAGCTATGCTCAAGCCATCGGTCTGGCTTTCCAGATTAAGGACGATATTCTTGATCTGGAAAGCGATAGCGAGACCTTAGGCAAGCCTGTACATAGCGATCTCCGCCAGCATAAATCCACTTATCCCTCTTTAATGGGTTTGGCAGGCGCTAAGCTGGAATTGAAGATAAAGACCGATGAAGCTCATGCCGCCTTGGCGGTTTTAGGAGAGCGGGCGGGTTTCCTGCATGAATTGGCTGATTATATAGCTCAACGGAAGTATTGA
- the xseB gene encoding exodeoxyribonuclease VII small subunit: MEAVNKELSFEEGIEHLERIVRELEQKEVPLEQALNLFRQGIELVQKCNNQLDYAEKQMQILLENPNGELEVRPADFPVEG; this comes from the coding sequence ATGGAAGCAGTGAATAAAGAGTTATCCTTCGAAGAAGGGATCGAGCATTTAGAGCGTATTGTCCGTGAGCTTGAGCAAAAAGAGGTCCCTCTTGAGCAGGCACTGAATCTCTTTCGCCAGGGAATTGAGCTTGTTCAGAAATGCAATAACCAGCTTGATTATGCTGAAAAGCAAATGCAGATTCTCCTGGAGAATCCCAATGGGGAGTTGGAAGTACGCCCGGCCGATTTTCCTGTGGAAGGATGA